Genomic window (Tolypothrix sp. NIES-4075):
ACCAGTACCAACCTGGATTTATCCTCCTCTGGCACGTCTTTTAGCGTTATTCGATCGCCATGAATGGGGACACACGCACCATGATTTTATTTCCCCACATAACGCTATATTTGAAAAGCAACGCGCTGGGATTGAGAAAAATTTACAAGAAAAATGGGGCGATCGCGTTCAAGTTTTCAAAGCCTTCAACTTCTGCGCTCCCTTTCTTCCCCACCAAGTTTTAACAGAAATTAAAAACCAAGGCTTCGACAAACTACTAATTTATCCATTGCTGGTAGTTGATTCTATCTTTACTAGCGGCATAGCGATCGAGCAAGTTAACAATGCTCTTTCCCAAGTCGCTGATGGTGAAGAACACTGGGTTAAAGCACAGCGTTACATTCCTTCTTTCTATAACGAACCAGCTTACATCGATTTGATGGCTCATCTAGTTGAAGAAAAAATTAACGCTGACTTGGCTAACGCTTACCTACCTTCTCAAATCGGTATTGTGTTAATGAATCACGGTTGTCCCCACAAAGCGAAAGGCTTTACCTCTGGGATTACCGAAAGTCAGATACTTTACGATTTAGTACGCGATAAGTTAATTAACCGCTATCCTCTAATCTCTGTAGGTTGGCTCAACCACGATACACCATTAATAGAATGGACGCAGCCAAACGCTGAACAAGCGGCAAAAAACCTCATCCAATTGGGTGCGAAAGCGATCGTATTTATGCCGATTGGCTTTGCTACAGAAAATCACGAAACTCTCTTGGATGTTCACCACATTATTCACGCCCTAGAGAAAAAACATTCGGATGTAGGCTACGTCCAAATGGCTTGCGTCAACGATGATCCGAAATTCTTAGCAGTCGCAGCTGAGTGGGCAAATTCTCATATCGCTGAATTGTTATCAGAGGAAGCAACAGCAGTTAATCCCCAATTAGCTGGACATCATCACCACCACCATTAGGAAGCAGGGGAGCAGGGGAAGCACGGGAAGCAGGGGGAGCAGAGGAAGAAATTCCTCCTTGTCTCCTTGTCTCCCCCTCCCCACTTTTGTACAGACGCTTCGGTTCCTCGCGTCTCTTGTACAGACGCGATTAATCGCGTCTCTACTCCTCTAACTCACACCTCGCAATTTCCGGGTATTTTCAACTAAACTTTGGGCAAATTCGTCAAAGCGTTGAGAAAGTTTTTCATCTAGTAACTTACCTTCACCGTTGAAAGCTTTCCAAACTTGTCCGATCGCTACTTGCTCAGGTATTACCCATGCGTGAACCCATCTGAGAATTAATCTCATATCGTTTAAAGCGTTGCTGTTAGGTTGTCCTCCTAAAACGCTAATTAATCCCGCTACCTTACCAGAGAATTGATCGAAGCTCATCAAATCTAGTGCATTTTTCAATACACCACTGACGCTGCCGTGATATTCTGGTGTTGCTAAAATTAATCCATCCGCAGAACTGACAGCATCCTGCATCCGCTTCACATCCGGGTAATCTGGATATTCTTTTCCCCCGTCGCAAAAGGGCAACTTCATCTGCCTTAAATCCAAAATTTCAACTTCTGCACCCAGCGCTTCTACTCTTTGCGCTGCTAATTCTAAAGCCATTTGGCTGTAAGAATCAGGTCTTAAACTACCTGCAATGCCAACAATTCTCACCATAAACAACATCCTAATAATGATTCAATAGCATTTTTTAAATGCAAGTCGGAGTCATTACGACTATATATATTTTAGCTATTATTGTGAGAATGTGTACAATATCAATTTTCTATAGGAGTACCATATAATCGCGAAGCCTCTTCACAAGTGATGCAATGATGCCTATACGTCAAAGTTTATCTAAATCTGATATCCAAGTATCTTACTTAGAGTGGAATCAAGGTAAAGAACCTTTGTTACTATTACATGGTTTAGCCGACAACGCGGTTGTTTGGTCAAGTTTAGGAGATTACCTAGCGGCAGAATATTACATCGTTGCTCCAGATATGCGCGGTCATGGTGAAAGTAGCAAGCCGGAAACAGATTATAGTTTTGAGAGTGCGATCGCTGACTTAGAAGCATTGATGGATCGTTTGGGATGGTCAAAAGCTCATGTTGTAGCGCATTCTTGGAGTGGTAAATTAGCTTGCATTTGGGCAAAGCAAAATCCAGCACGTTTGCGGAGTCTGATTCTTGTCGATCCGATTTTTATTTGGAAAATACCGAATTTTTTCAAGTTGACATTTCCGTTGTTGTACCGGGTGTTGCCATTTCTCAAAGGAATGGGACCATTTGCCAGTTTAGAACAAGCCGAGGTGCAAGCGCGTAAGTTAAATCAATATCAAGATTGGAATTGTTTACAGCAGCAAGTCTTTCAAGCTGGAATTGAGCAAAAAGCCGATGGTAGTTGGGGTAGTAAATTTACAATAGCTGCACGCGATCGCATTTTTGAAGAAGTCATGCGAGTTCCTGGATTAACAGTTACAATTGACACTCCGACTTTGTTTATCCAACCAGAAAAAGGTGTTAACCGTCAACAATGGCAACTTAAACCTTACAAAACTCATCTAACAAACTTAGACATCTGCCAAGTACCCGGTAATCACTGGGCATTTTTGACAGAAAGTCAAGCATTTAACTCGACCGTAGCAGCTTTCTTAAAACGGCATTCGTAGTAAGCGAGAAGATCGCTTATATTGAGCGCTCTTCGTGTTCATTACGATCTAAAAATATTATAAATTAATCTTTATCCTTGGAGCGAAGCGACATTCATGAGCTTTTGTATTAATCCAGTTTGCCCGAAACCGAACCACCCAGACAACGATGAGAACCGCTTTTGTCAAAGTTGTGGTTCCCAACTTGAGTTGTTAAAACGCTATCGGGTGTTGCGTCTAGTGAGTGACAAAACTGGTTTTGGCAAAGTTTATGAAGCATACGAACAAGACACACCGAAAATCCTTAAACTACTCAAAGAGGATTTATCAACTGATGCGAAAGCAGTAGAACTATTTCAGCAAGAAGCAGCAGTGCTGGGACATCTCAATCATCCGGGTATACCCAAAGTGGATGGTTACTTTCAATATCAGACCAGAAATGGCTTGCTATTGCACTGTATTGTCATGGAAAAAATCGAAGGTCCCAATTTAGAACAGTGGTTAAGACAGCAGCAAAATAGACCGATTTCTCAAGAACAAGCTATAAACTGGTTGAGGCAGTTATTAGAAATTTTAGCTTTGGTACATGCGAAACAGTATCTGCATCGAGATATAAAACCATCTAACATCATGATTCGCCCTGATGGGCAGTTAGTTTTAATTGACTTTGGTACAGCCAGAGAACTTACTAGAACCTACTTAGCCAAAGTCAGCAGCGGTGGTGGGGGGATTACAGCAATTATGTCATCTGGCTACAGCGCACCAGAACAAATAAACGCTCAAGCTGTACCGCAATCAGACTTTTTTGCCTTAGGACGCACTTTTGTATTTTTGCTCACAGGGTATCATCCTTTGGAGATGTACGACAGCCATGATAACGTATTGCATTGGCGCAATCATGCGATGCAAATCTCGTCGTTACTGTTGACTTTGATAGACTCACTAATGGTGCGGGATGTAAATCAGCGTCCAGCTACCGCTCAGGATATTATAAAACGGTTGGAGGCAATTGAACAACAATTAACAGGAACTATTGCGACTGTAAATATTGTCGGAAGTCCAAAAACTGCCCAATTACCGCAACTAACTACGACGATACCACCGCAAAAGCAGCCAGAAAAGCAGCCGGAAAAAGTTCCTTTATTAGCATTATTTGCGGCGTTGCTGGTATCGTTAGGATTACTAGGTTTGGTTGCCTTAGCAACTCGTTCTTCTAAATTAGCTTCGTTACCTGAAGATTACGGACAAGCACCAGAAAGAAAAGGCAAAGTTGATTATTTTCCTTATGAAGAAGGTAAAGATAGCCAAGGCAGAGTTGCTGAATTTAACGTTGCCGTTTTATCTGTAGAATATAAATGGCAGCTGGGCAGTAATTATCAAGTTAAATATAACAACGAACTGATTAATCTGGACTCGTTAAAGTCTAATTTAGAAGAAGAAGGTATTCAGAGAATAATGGAAAATCCCAGTGAAATTATCTCTGTCGGCACAGCTTCTTGTGAAGGTAATGTAGAAGTAGAAGAAAAAAGAGCTTTTGAACGTTCCCAGCAATTACAACTTTTAGTTAAGAAAATATTTAGGAAGACGAGAAGCGTGCAAGGTTATCGGTTGTTAAATATGGGTCAATTTCAGCGGAGTGATTGTCAAGCAAATCAAGATTCAACAGCTTATCAAAGAAGTATTATTATTATTGGTGTGAAGAAGCGATCGGAAGGTGTGATTTTAGATGAAGCGTTAAGAAATAGGTTAGAGGAGAAGCCTTTTGCGGATTTTAAATTAGAGGATTATTCGCTGGGTTCGGAAAAGAGATTTAAAACGATACCCAGCAATTTGTAGCATAATTATTGCTGTGATTGTTCATCTATAACAAACCTGTTATTTTCAACTTTAACCAAAACACCGATACCGGGTAATGGTTTGCGATCGCCTTTATCATTAAATTCTATCTTTGCTGCTACACCGTCGGCGAAAAATTTGGGATTATTCAAAGCTTCGTAAAGGTTCTGACGATTATAATCCCCTTTAATGTCTCTCAGTCCTTTAACCATCGCAGCAGTAGCATCATAAGACGCAGCAGTTTCCCAACTCACATCTCCAGTTCCCCAAAGATTGCAAGATTCCTTCTCAAAGTTAGACTTAATATCATCACATTTAGTAACATTAGTGCCACTACTTCTATGCCAAGGAACAGCAATCCTCAGCTTATCAACTTGCAATGTCTTATTTTTAATAGCATCACCTACAGTCTGGTATAGAGTATCTGAACCTAGTATGGTAAGATTTTCACTGTGCTGAATGATGGGTATTGCCACGTTCTGTGCTACTTTATCACTAAAAGCTAATACAATCACCTCTGCCCTCTGTTGTTTTGCTTGTTGCAAACAATTCAATGCTTCATCAGTAGAGTTTTTAGTCACTGGACACTTCTTAACAACCTGTCCTTGCTTCTCTTTGAGAATTTTTTGAAATTGCTGAATAAAAGATGCGACAAATTTTTCTCCATTAGGCTCATATAAAATAGCTGCTTTTTGAAGTTTTTGACTAAGCATATATTTAACTAGTTTTTCCACCAGAATCGAGTTATCTACTGCTGTGCGAAAAACATAGTCACCTAATGGAAACTCAGAACCTCTAGTAGCATTACTCGTAGGAGATATAGCCACAATTTTATTTTTAAAATACTGTGCGGCTTCGAGTATGTCATTACTTCTATAAGGACCGATAACTCCTAAAATTTTATCTTTATGTACTATGGCATTAGTTACTTCCTGAATTTTAGTTTTTTCACTAAAATAATTAGCAATTTCAATGAACAACAGCTTTTTATTAATACCTTGTTGATTATTAATGTTATCTTGAACGTGTGCAATTCCACGTAGCATTTGTTCAGCAGTGCCGCTTAAGCTGTAAATCGGAATAGTAACTGCAATTTTTAGAGGATCATTTTTTAAAATAGCAGCTTTAGCATTGTTGAGGTAAATTCTTGCTTCTGGGTCATTTTTGGCATCAAGCTCATTGGAGTTAAGGTATTTCTGGAAATATCCAATCGCTTGGTTGAAATTTCCTTGTTTAAATGCGCTTGTACCTTTTTCCTTGTTGGCAAAAATTTCGTCAGTAATATTGGGATTTTGCGGAATCAGAATTTGTTCTCCGCAGCTAAAGCCCGATTGATTTTGAAAATCACAAATAGGGGGGTGTAGCAACGAGTTGATAAAGAGTGCGATCGCGCTGCCTACTAAAACTAATACGACTGGCAAAAACACTCTTCTTGTGAGCCTCTCAAACCTAGAAGTCCTAGGTTCTCTAGTAGTTGTGCCAGTAGAATTAACCTCTGGAGGGGGATTTTTCCTGCCAGGTGGTTGCCTGATAATGGGAGAAATGGAATTTGAACCTGGCAATGGTTGCCCAGAAAGAGCAGCAATAACGTCTTGAGCAGACTGAAACCGATCCTCTGGTTGATACGACAGCATCCGATCTAAAATGCCTGCTAAGTGGTCACTCAGGCTGGTATGTTGTTTCCAAATCCACCTATTTTCACGCCAAAGATCATTTGCACTTTTACCTGTAAGCAAACAAACACAGGTTACAGCTAAAGAATATAAATCTGAACAAGGAAATATTTCTCCACCAGATAGTTGTTCTGGTGGTGCAAATATCGGAGTTCTTATTGCCATTGATTGCTCAACAGGTACTCCTGGCTCCAATTCCCGTTTCACCGCGCCAAAATCAATTAAATAGAGCTTTCCATTTTCGTCACGAATGATATTAGAAGGTTTTATATCCCGATGAATGACTCTTCTTCTTAGTTCATGTATGTAGTTTAGTACATTTAGGATTTCTCGCAAATCCCGCACAACTTCATCTTCGGAAAATTTATCTCTAGTGTTGAGTTCCTGAGCCAAAGTTTTACCTTGGATATATTCCTGCACCAAGTAAAATAACTCTTGTTGTGAATCAGAGGGTGTCGGCAATTCAAAATAATCATACAGTTGAGGAATTTGTTCGTGCCTAAGATCCCTCAAAGTTTTTGCTTCTCTCTCAAATAACCTTTCTATCGATTCAAGCTCTGACGGTGAAAAAGGATTTCCCGAAGTATTTCTTGGCTGCAACTGCTTAACAACACATTGCTGCTCAAGGTGAGCATCCCAAGCGCGAAACGTCTTGCCAAATCCTCCCCAGCCTATTTGCTCTAAAGGTAGGTAACGAGTCTTCAAAATTAGATCCATTCTACAGCTACTACAGTATCTCGGCTGGTGGTTCCTAAGATTGCGGAACTCATCAGGGACTTCGTTTTCCGGATGGGGGCAGTTAGGATTAGTGCAGTAAATGTTCATTTAAACTGAGTATTATTTCAGTATAATAAAGCATTTTACCTAGCCTGTGACATGGAAAATAATAAAAAAATCCTCTATGTATTTGTTTAACTATAAGTCTAAATATACACCTGGTAGAAATCATAAATTACAGACGAACAGGTGCGTTAAAGCTACTGATTCATCAACCTTTGGGAAGTCGATGTTGATATAAGTGGGTAGGCGAAAATATTTCTAACTATTTATAGCTTGATTAGTTATATGATGTTTTATCGACAACGAACCTGTTATTTTCAACTTAAACCAAGATACCGATACCGGGTAATAATTTGCGATCGCATGAAGGCGTTGCTGACGCTTAAAATTACTAAAATGATAGTTAACACCATGAAGAAAGTTTTCTATTAACTCAAAAGTGTGCTTAATTAAAAATATTCATAGCGTTAATCACAGTGGGCGACATAATGACTATCCAAAATCAAATTCGCCGTTTGTTGAGCATAAACAAGAGTATCAAGCGCGTAAGCGAAAAAACAGCTAATTGTAGGTGGGCAAATTTTAGTGTAGCCGCCATACTACTGTGTTTTATTCCGGTTGGAACTGCCACCGCAGCTACCAAAGTAATGTCTTTAGGCGACTCTTTATGTGCAAACAATATTACCGCTCTGCGTGGTGAGGTAGCACAAACTAAATTTGGGTCTACGATAGACTGGGTAGGAACTAAAAAAGACGGCGCATATACTGACCCCGATAATGAGTGTCATGGTGGTTGGTCGGCAGCGCAGGTGTTGCAACAACCGAAATCAAATATTCGTCTTCCCTCGTGGGAGAAAAACCCAGGAAGCATTCGGGAATGGGTTCAAGCGACCAAGCCTGATGTGGTGCTGATAATGCTTGGCACTAATGATTTCTTTGGTGGTAATGCACGAGGGGATAACACCTCAGGCTTTCTCACAAAATCCCTTCAAGGAATTATCGATGATATCTTGTTATTACGTCCCAAAGCCAAAGTTGTAATCGCCTCAATTCCCCCGTTTAAATGGGATATAAATAACGGTGTCGATGCTAATCAAACTAAAACTACAGCCAACGCATTTCTTAAGCAACGTGTCACAAAGCTTTCCGCACAAGGCAAGCGAATCTTCTTCCTTGATATGCACGCTGAAATACTCGCTCGATTAAAACAGGGCGATATTTTTAGCAGCGACGGTCTCCACTTCAACGATCAAGGTAATAAGTTTGTAGCACAAGAGTGGACTCGTGCCCTGAAAGCGGTACTTCAAGGAGCGCAAACGCCCATTATTCCCACAACTTCTAAAAACTAACATCTAGGCACTTAGTTATATGATGTTTTATCGACAACAAACCTGTTATTTTCAACTTTAACTAAGACACCGATACCGGGTAATGGTTTGCGATCGCCTAAATCGTTAAATTCCACTTTTGCAGTCACACCATCGGCTGAAAAATCACGCTCATTCAATGCTTCGTAGAGCTTTTGACGAGTATAATTACCCTGAGTGCGTTTGAGTGCTTCAACCATCGCCATCGTAGCATCATAAGACATTGCAGTTCGCCAGTTCACATCACCAGTTCCCCAAAGCTTCACAGATTCCTGCTCAAACTTAGAGTTTGCACTATTACTTCTATGCCAACGAACGGCAATTCTCAGTTTATTAGGTGGAATATTAGCTTGACTGACAGTTTCGAGATATGGAGTATCTGCACCGAGTATGGTGATATTTTCGCTTTGGTTAATGATAAGTGTTGCCGCAATTCGTGCAACTTTATCGCTAAAGGCTAACATGATTACTTCAGCATTACTTTCTTTTGCTTGTTGCAAACAATTTAAGACTTCAGTAGTGCTTTGAATCACTTGACATTCATTAATAAGCTGTCTTCTATTGTTGAAGACAACCTTTTCAAATTCTGTTTTTAAAGATGCAGCAAAGGTTTCATTAGGCTCATAAAAAATAGCTGTTTTTATCAGATTTTGATGTACCATAAATTTAACTAGTTTTTCAGCCGCAGCCGAGTTATCTGGAGATACGCGAAAAATGTAGTTATTTAATTTAAAAGCAGAATCTCTAACAGCAGTACTCGTAGGAGATATAACCACCATTTTTCCGTCAT
Coding sequences:
- a CDS encoding bifunctional serine/threonine-protein kinase/ABC transporter substrate-binding protein, with protein sequence MDLILKTRYLPLEQIGWGGFGKTFRAWDAHLEQQCVVKQLQPRNTSGNPFSPSELESIERLFEREAKTLRDLRHEQIPQLYDYFELPTPSDSQQELFYLVQEYIQGKTLAQELNTRDKFSEDEVVRDLREILNVLNYIHELRRRVIHRDIKPSNIIRDENGKLYLIDFGAVKRELEPGVPVEQSMAIRTPIFAPPEQLSGGEIFPCSDLYSLAVTCVCLLTGKSANDLWRENRWIWKQHTSLSDHLAGILDRMLSYQPEDRFQSAQDVIAALSGQPLPGSNSISPIIRQPPGRKNPPPEVNSTGTTTREPRTSRFERLTRRVFLPVVLVLVGSAIALFINSLLHPPICDFQNQSGFSCGEQILIPQNPNITDEIFANKEKGTSAFKQGNFNQAIGYFQKYLNSNELDAKNDPEARIYLNNAKAAILKNDPLKIAVTIPIYSLSGTAEQMLRGIAHVQDNINNQQGINKKLLFIEIANYFSEKTKIQEVTNAIVHKDKILGVIGPYRSNDILEAAQYFKNKIVAISPTSNATRGSEFPLGDYVFRTAVDNSILVEKLVKYMLSQKLQKAAILYEPNGEKFVASFIQQFQKILKEKQGQVVKKCPVTKNSTDEALNCLQQAKQQRAEVIVLAFSDKVAQNVAIPIIQHSENLTILGSDTLYQTVGDAIKNKTLQVDKLRIAVPWHRSSGTNVTKCDDIKSNFEKESCNLWGTGDVSWETAASYDATAAMVKGLRDIKGDYNRQNLYEALNNPKFFADGVAAKIEFNDKGDRKPLPGIGVLVKVENNRFVIDEQSQQ
- a CDS encoding ferrochelatase: MVATPEKLDHKHEHLSSQERVAVLLMGYGEVESYEDFANYNEQALNLLTAKFAPVPTWIYPPLARLLALFDRHEWGHTHHDFISPHNAIFEKQRAGIEKNLQEKWGDRVQVFKAFNFCAPFLPHQVLTEIKNQGFDKLLIYPLLVVDSIFTSGIAIEQVNNALSQVADGEEHWVKAQRYIPSFYNEPAYIDLMAHLVEEKINADLANAYLPSQIGIVLMNHGCPHKAKGFTSGITESQILYDLVRDKLINRYPLISVGWLNHDTPLIEWTQPNAEQAAKNLIQLGAKAIVFMPIGFATENHETLLDVHHIIHALEKKHSDVGYVQMACVNDDPKFLAVAAEWANSHIAELLSEEATAVNPQLAGHHHHHH
- a CDS encoding alpha/beta fold hydrolase, coding for MPIRQSLSKSDIQVSYLEWNQGKEPLLLLHGLADNAVVWSSLGDYLAAEYYIVAPDMRGHGESSKPETDYSFESAIADLEALMDRLGWSKAHVVAHSWSGKLACIWAKQNPARLRSLILVDPIFIWKIPNFFKLTFPLLYRVLPFLKGMGPFASLEQAEVQARKLNQYQDWNCLQQQVFQAGIEQKADGSWGSKFTIAARDRIFEEVMRVPGLTVTIDTPTLFIQPEKGVNRQQWQLKPYKTHLTNLDICQVPGNHWAFLTESQAFNSTVAAFLKRHS
- a CDS encoding serine/threonine protein kinase, whose translation is MSFCINPVCPKPNHPDNDENRFCQSCGSQLELLKRYRVLRLVSDKTGFGKVYEAYEQDTPKILKLLKEDLSTDAKAVELFQQEAAVLGHLNHPGIPKVDGYFQYQTRNGLLLHCIVMEKIEGPNLEQWLRQQQNRPISQEQAINWLRQLLEILALVHAKQYLHRDIKPSNIMIRPDGQLVLIDFGTARELTRTYLAKVSSGGGGITAIMSSGYSAPEQINAQAVPQSDFFALGRTFVFLLTGYHPLEMYDSHDNVLHWRNHAMQISSLLLTLIDSLMVRDVNQRPATAQDIIKRLEAIEQQLTGTIATVNIVGSPKTAQLPQLTTTIPPQKQPEKQPEKVPLLALFAALLVSLGLLGLVALATRSSKLASLPEDYGQAPERKGKVDYFPYEEGKDSQGRVAEFNVAVLSVEYKWQLGSNYQVKYNNELINLDSLKSNLEEEGIQRIMENPSEIISVGTASCEGNVEVEEKRAFERSQQLQLLVKKIFRKTRSVQGYRLLNMGQFQRSDCQANQDSTAYQRSIIIIGVKKRSEGVILDEALRNRLEEKPFADFKLEDYSLGSEKRFKTIPSNL
- a CDS encoding NADPH-dependent FMN reductase, whose amino-acid sequence is MVRIVGIAGSLRPDSYSQMALELAAQRVEALGAEVEILDLRQMKLPFCDGGKEYPDYPDVKRMQDAVSSADGLILATPEYHGSVSGVLKNALDLMSFDQFSGKVAGLISVLGGQPNSNALNDMRLILRWVHAWVIPEQVAIGQVWKAFNGEGKLLDEKLSQRFDEFAQSLVENTRKLRGVS
- a CDS encoding GDSL-type esterase/lipase family protein, with amino-acid sequence MTIQNQIRRLLSINKSIKRVSEKTANCRWANFSVAAILLCFIPVGTATAATKVMSLGDSLCANNITALRGEVAQTKFGSTIDWVGTKKDGAYTDPDNECHGGWSAAQVLQQPKSNIRLPSWEKNPGSIREWVQATKPDVVLIMLGTNDFFGGNARGDNTSGFLTKSLQGIIDDILLLRPKAKVVIASIPPFKWDINNGVDANQTKTTANAFLKQRVTKLSAQGKRIFFLDMHAEILARLKQGDIFSSDGLHFNDQGNKFVAQEWTRALKAVLQGAQTPIIPTTSKN